A single genomic interval of Armigeres subalbatus isolate Guangzhou_Male chromosome 1, GZ_Asu_2, whole genome shotgun sequence harbors:
- the LOC134210955 gene encoding chymotrypsin-like, with the protein MKQFTLLVVTVLILGAQATPDRSSRIINGHASPLQPYNVYLLYLNANNAGFYGGGSIISTRHVLTAAQNIFGYIRWDIGMGSNIFSQLSAVTSTDATAHPSYNSANKANDIGIVTLPVALVFSSTIQPIGLPPLTSTASPLPLENEQGFVVGFGFTNAASTSQSATLVRSYPRVTANLRCQQFYAITLPLHFCAENNIELSNICNGDLGAGFITDVRGTPTVTGIASLISASCGNTTPSGYTRVESYRQWIYSITLV; encoded by the exons ATGAAGCAATTTACGTTGCTGGTGGTCACGGTGCTTATTCTGGGAGCTCAG GCTACACCGGATCGATCTTCGCGTATCATCAACGGACATGCCTCTCCTCTTCAACCTTACAACGTGTACCTTTTGTATTTAAACGCAAATAACGCAGGGTTCTACGGAGGTGGTTCGATCATTTCTACGCGCCATGTTCTAACCGCAGCGCAGAACATTTTCGG CTATATCCGATGGGACATCGGAATGGGAAGCAACATCTTCTCGCAGCTGTCCGCAGTTACCTCAACCGATGCTACGGCTCATCCGTCATACAATTCCGCTAACAAGGCTAACGACATCGGTATAGTAACGCTGCCTGTAGCTTTAGTGTTCTCATCTACCATACAACCGATTGGACTTCCTCCGCTGACCAGCACAGCAAGTCCTCTACCTCTTGAAAATGAACAAGGTTTCGTCGTAGGTTTTGGATTTACCAACGCCGCCT CCACATCCCAATCGGCCACTCTGGTTCGCTCCTATCCGCGGGTCACCGCCAACCTCCGGTGTCAGCAGTTCTACGCGATTACGCTTCCGCTGCACTTCTGTGCCGAAAACAACATTGAACTTTCGAACATTTGCAATGGCGATCTGGGAGCTGGGTTCATCACCGATGTTCGTGGAACTCCGACCGTTACGGGGATTGCTTCGTTGATCAGTGCAAGCTGCGGAAACACAACCCCATCGGGATACACCCGTGTCGAGTCCTACCGGCAGTGGATCTACAGTATCACGTTGGTCTAG